The Alphaproteobacteria bacterium genome includes a region encoding these proteins:
- a CDS encoding UDP-N-acetylmuramoylalanyl-D-glutamyl-2,6-diaminopimelate--D-alanyl-D-alanine ligase — protein sequence MTAVRTQIWRSDEVARATGGVSNATWHASGVSIDSRSAEPGDLFVAIKGPRVDGHDFVAAALEAGAVAAVVAAIPRGCDAAPLVVVEDTQAALEALGRAARARTNAKVIAVTGSVGKTGTKEALKLVLERQGKTTASAASLNNLWGVPLSLARMPRDAQYGVFELGMNHPGELAPLSVLVAPHVAIITTVAAVHMEYFDTVMAIAEAKAEIFSGMRGGVAILNRDNPFFPVLIVSAYAAGVDRVISFGAHREAQMRLTSYKPVRNGSDVGASFDGREIKFRLGVPGRHWAFNSLAVLAAAHAVGADVDQAAATLKELAAPKGRGKRHRVEMAGGSFELIDDSYNASPASMRGAIEILANSKPGAAGRRIAALGDMLELGPESRHLHASLESALRAGRIDLVFSAGTFMRALHEALPAEMRGAHAETSEALAKILVEQIRPGDVVTVKGSLGSRMAKVVDALLALHQMPHAVNG from the coding sequence ATGACTGCCGTAAGGACTCAAATCTGGCGCTCGGATGAGGTTGCGCGAGCGACCGGCGGGGTGAGCAACGCGACATGGCATGCAAGTGGGGTTTCGATCGACAGCCGAAGTGCCGAGCCAGGCGACCTCTTCGTTGCAATCAAGGGTCCGCGTGTCGACGGGCATGACTTCGTCGCCGCGGCACTTGAGGCTGGTGCTGTCGCCGCGGTCGTGGCCGCAATACCCCGTGGCTGCGATGCGGCCCCGCTCGTCGTCGTCGAGGACACCCAGGCCGCACTCGAAGCCCTGGGCCGCGCCGCGCGTGCGCGCACGAACGCCAAGGTGATCGCGGTCACCGGCAGCGTTGGCAAGACCGGCACCAAGGAAGCCCTCAAGCTCGTGCTCGAGCGTCAGGGGAAGACGACGGCAAGTGCGGCGAGCCTCAACAATCTTTGGGGCGTGCCGCTTTCGCTTGCGCGCATGCCGCGCGATGCGCAATACGGCGTCTTCGAGCTTGGCATGAACCATCCGGGCGAACTGGCCCCACTCTCGGTTCTCGTGGCCCCCCACGTCGCAATCATCACCACCGTCGCCGCGGTGCACATGGAATACTTCGACACGGTCATGGCGATCGCCGAGGCGAAGGCTGAAATCTTCTCGGGCATGCGCGGCGGGGTCGCAATCCTCAACCGCGATAATCCGTTCTTCCCGGTCCTTATCGTAAGCGCCTACGCGGCGGGCGTGGACCGCGTCATCAGCTTCGGCGCTCATCGCGAAGCGCAAATGCGGCTCACGTCTTACAAGCCAGTGCGAAACGGCAGCGATGTGGGCGCCTCTTTCGATGGCCGCGAGATCAAATTTCGACTGGGTGTGCCAGGCCGGCATTGGGCGTTCAACAGCCTAGCCGTGCTCGCCGCCGCGCATGCGGTCGGCGCCGATGTCGACCAGGCGGCCGCAACGCTCAAGGAGCTTGCGGCGCCGAAGGGTCGCGGCAAGCGCCATCGCGTCGAAATGGCGGGCGGCAGCTTCGAGTTGATCGACGACAGCTACAATGCGTCGCCCGCATCGATGCGCGGTGCTATCGAAATCCTTGCGAATTCGAAGCCCGGTGCGGCGGGGCGAAGGATCGCGGCCCTCGGCGACATGCTTGAGCTTGGACCAGAATCGAGGCATCTCCACGCAAGTCTCGAGAGCGCCTTGCGCGCCGGGCGCATCGATCTCGTGTTCAGCGCCGGTACATTCATGCGGGCACTTCACGAGGCGCTGCCGGCCGAGATGCGCGGCGCCCACGCCGAGACTTCCGAAGCGCTTGCGAAGATTCTCGTGGAACAGATCCGTCCCGGGGACGTTGTGACCGTCAAAGGCTCGCTTGGCTCGCGCATGGCGAAGGTGGTGGATGCACTCCTAGCACTCCACCAGATGCCCCATGCGGTCAACGGGTAA